The Gadus macrocephalus chromosome 13, ASM3116895v1 genome includes a window with the following:
- the LOC132470940 gene encoding ras-related protein rab7 isoform X1 has product MTSRKKVLLKVIILGDSGVGKTSLMNQYVNKKFSNQYKATIGADFLTKEVMVDDRLVTMQVMRGINRHGTMQVMRGTNRLVTMQIWDTAGQERFQSLGVAFYRGADCCVLVFDVTAPNTFKTLDSWRDEFLIQASPRDPENFPFVVLGNKIDLENRQVTTKRAQAWCQSKNNIPYFETSAKEAINVEQAFQTIARNALKQETEVELYNEFPEPIKLDRNERAKPSAETCSC; this is encoded by the exons ATGACGTCTAGAAAGAAAGTCCTACTGAAAGTCATCATCCTTGGAGACTCTGG AGTTGGGAAGACCTCATTGATGAACCAATATGTGAATAAGAAGTTCAGTAACCAATATAAAGCAACAATAGGCGCAGACTTCCTGACAAAAGAAGTCATGGTGGACGACAGACTTGTTACAATGCAGGTAATGAGGGGGATAAACAGGCATGGTACAATGCAG GTAATGAGGGGGACGAACAGGCTTGTTACAATGCAG ATCTGGGACACTGCCGGCCAGGAGAGGTTCCAGTCGCTAGGTGTGGCCTTCTACCGTGGAGCAGACTGCTGCGTGCTTGTATTTGATGTGACCGCACCCAATACATTCAAGACCCTAGACAGCTGGAGGGACGAGTTCCTGATCCAGGCCAGCCCAAGAGACCCAGAGAATTTCCCCTTTGTGGTTCTTGGCAATAAGATTGATCTGGAaaacagacag GTGACAACCAAACGAGCCCAGGCTTGGTGTCAGAGTAAGAACAACATCCCCTACTTTGAGACAAGTGCCAAAGAGGCCATCAACGTGGAGCAGGCTTTCCAGACCATTGCAAGGAACGCTCTCAAACAG GAGACTGAAGTGGAGTTGTACAATGAGTTCCCTGAGCCAATAAAGCTGGACCGGAACGAAAGGGCCAAGCCTTCAGCAGAGACCTGCAGCTGCTGA
- the LOC132470940 gene encoding ras-related protein rab7 isoform X2, with amino-acid sequence MTSRKKVLLKVIILGDSGVGKTSLMNQYVNKKFSNQYKATIGADFLTKEVMVDDRLVTMQIWDTAGQERFQSLGVAFYRGADCCVLVFDVTAPNTFKTLDSWRDEFLIQASPRDPENFPFVVLGNKIDLENRQVTTKRAQAWCQSKNNIPYFETSAKEAINVEQAFQTIARNALKQETEVELYNEFPEPIKLDRNERAKPSAETCSC; translated from the exons ATGACGTCTAGAAAGAAAGTCCTACTGAAAGTCATCATCCTTGGAGACTCTGG AGTTGGGAAGACCTCATTGATGAACCAATATGTGAATAAGAAGTTCAGTAACCAATATAAAGCAACAATAGGCGCAGACTTCCTGACAAAAGAAGTCATGGTGGACGACAGACTTGTTACAATGCAG ATCTGGGACACTGCCGGCCAGGAGAGGTTCCAGTCGCTAGGTGTGGCCTTCTACCGTGGAGCAGACTGCTGCGTGCTTGTATTTGATGTGACCGCACCCAATACATTCAAGACCCTAGACAGCTGGAGGGACGAGTTCCTGATCCAGGCCAGCCCAAGAGACCCAGAGAATTTCCCCTTTGTGGTTCTTGGCAATAAGATTGATCTGGAaaacagacag GTGACAACCAAACGAGCCCAGGCTTGGTGTCAGAGTAAGAACAACATCCCCTACTTTGAGACAAGTGCCAAAGAGGCCATCAACGTGGAGCAGGCTTTCCAGACCATTGCAAGGAACGCTCTCAAACAG GAGACTGAAGTGGAGTTGTACAATGAGTTCCCTGAGCCAATAAAGCTGGACCGGAACGAAAGGGCCAAGCCTTCAGCAGAGACCTGCAGCTGCTGA
- the hmces gene encoding abasic site processing protein HMCES, with protein sequence MCGRTACTLDPEEVSRASRYRNRHGQRRQPRWRDGDADKYRPSYNKSPQSFSPVLLSQRHFDKEASVDECVVAAMRWGLIPSWFREDDPRKMQYSTNNCRSESLLDKKSYKDPFLKGQRCVILADGFYEWRRQGKEKQPFFIYFPQSQPDSGLGEEEQRDESDVEFPPEEKASNIEEESETDKWTGWRLLTIAGLFDCWKPPGGEEPIYTYTVITVDASPNLQNIHDRMPAVLDGEADVRRWLDFGEVKSSDALKLLQPTNILTFHPVSSLVNNSRNNSPECLQPVDPQAKKEPKPTASSKMMMSWLKDSSSSKRKEPSICDATTREQQPKAKEDLKSSGTLENWLKSASKKARID encoded by the exons ATGTGCGGAAGAACTGCATGTACTCTGGACCCAGAGGAGGTGAGCCGCGCCTCTCGCTACAGAAACCGCCACGGGCAGCGACGTCAGccaagatggagagatggagatgcaGACAAATATCGGCCGTCCTACAACAAGAGTCCACAGTCATTTAGTCCGGTGCTTCTGTCTCAAAGACATTTTGATAAG GAGGCGTCAGTGGATGAATGTGTGGTGGCCGCGATGCGATGGGGTCTGATCCCATCCTGGTTCAGAGAAGATGATCCCCGCAAGATGCAGTATAGTACCAACAATTGCCGCAGTGAAAGTCTGTTAGACAAAAAGTCCTACAAG GACCCTTTTCTGAAAGGACAGCGTTGTGTCATCCTCGCTGATGGCTTCTATGAATGGAGACGACAGGGGAAAGAGAAGCAGCCCTTCTTCATCTACTTTCCACAGAGCCAGCCAGACTCCGGTCTTGGAGAGGAGGAACAACGGGATGAGAGTGACGTTGAGTTCCCCCCAGAGGAGAAGGCCTCAAACATTGAAGAG GAAAGTGAAACAGATAAGTGGACCGGATGGAGATTGCTGACTATCGCTGGACTGTTTGACTGCTGGAAACCTCCTGGGGGCGAAGAgcccatatatacatacactgtTATCACAGTCGATGCCTCCCCAAACCTTCAGAACATTCACGATAG GATGCCTGCCGTTCTGGATGGAGAGGCAGATGTGAGAAGGTGGCTTGACTTTGGTGAAGTGAAGTCATCTGATGCCCTAAAACTGCTACAGCCGACAAACATTTTGACCTTTCACCCAGTTTCGTCTCTTGTCAACAACTCTCGGAACAACTCACCAGAATGCCTGCAGCCTGTGGATCCCCAAGCCAAAAAA GAGCCCAAACCTACAGCAAGCAGTAAAATGATGATGAGCTGGTTGAAGGACAGCTCCTCATCAAAGAGGAAAGAGCCAAGCATCTGCGACGCCACAACCCGCGAGCAACAACCCAAGGCCAAGGAGGACCTCAAGTCTTCAGGGACTCTCGAGAACTGGCTGAAGAGCGCCAGCAAGAAAGCCAGAATCGACTGA
- the LOC132470935 gene encoding cytochrome b-c1 complex subunit 1, mitochondrial: MASVCRVGSTVGRSLAKYRNPILLSLRRQSSVSYAQSLAGAPETRLTALDNGLRVASEETGHATCTVGLWIGAGSRYESEKNNGAGFFLEHMAFKGTKKHPQTALEQEVESMGAHLSAYTSREHTAYYMKTLAKDLPKAVELLSEVVQHCSLNEADVEQQRAVVLRELEEVEGNLQEVCLDLLHATAFQGTPLSYSVLGPSSNARTLSRQDLVEYLGSHYKAPRMVLSAAGGVNHEELVGLAKTHFSGLSFEYEGDAIPVLSPCRFTGSEIRMRDDAMPLAHVAIAVEGARVGSPDIVPLMVANSIIGSYDIKSSGGKNMSSRLAAMAAEENFCESFQAFHSSYSDTGLMGMYFVTDMHHIEDMMHWSQNAWMNMCTTVTDSDVARGKKSLKASLVAQLNGTTPICDDIGRHVLNYGRRVPLAEWDARINAVTPKMVRDVCSKYIYDKCPAVAAVGPVEQLPDYNRTRASMYWLRF; this comes from the exons ATGGCGTCCGTTTGCCGAGTCGGGAGCACTGTGGGGAGAAGCCTCGCAAAATACCGCAAC CCCATCCTGCTGTCTCTGCGACGTCAGTCCTCAGTCAGCTATGCCCAGAGCCTGGCCGGAGCCCCTGAGACTCGCCTGACTGCCCTTGATAATGGCTTGAGGGTTGCCTCCGAAGAGACCGGACATGCAACTTGCACT GTTGGACTATGGATCGGTGCTGGTAGCCGTTATGAGAGTGAGAAGAACAACGGTGCGGGCTTCTTCCTGGAGCACATGGCCTTCAAG GGGACCAAGAAGCACCCACAGACGGCACTCGAACAAGAGGTGGAGTCCATGGGTGCCCACCTGAGTGCGTACACCTCCAGGGAGCACACCGCATACTACATGAAGACCCTGGCTAAGGACCTGCCTAAAG CCGTGGAACTGCTGTCGGAGGTGGTGCAGCATTGCTCTTTGAACGAGGCGGATGTGGAGCAGCAGAGGGCCGTGGTGCTGCgagagctggaggaggtggagggcaaCTTACAGGAGGTCTGCCTGGACCTGCTCCACGCCACAGCCTTCCAGGGCACCCCCCTGTCCTACAGCGTCCTCGGGCCCTCCTCCAATGCTAG GACTCTTTCCCGTCAGGACCTAGTGGAGTACCTTGGCAGCCACTACAAGGCCCCCCGCATGGTGCTGTCAGCGGCCGGAG GTGTGAACCATGAGGAGCTGGTGGGCTTGGCCAAGACTCACTTCAGCGGCCTGTCTTTTGAGTACGAGGGCGACGCCATCCCAGTGCTGTCTCCCTGTCGCTTCACCGGAAGTGAG ATCCGTATGCGTGACGACGCTATGCCCCTGGCTCATGTGGCCATTGCTGTGGAGGGCGCCCGCGTCGGCAGCCCGGACATTGTGCCTCTGATGGTGGCCAACTCCATCATTGGAAGCTATGACATCAAGTCCAGCGGCGGAAAG AATATGAGCAGTCGTCTGGCTGCGATGGCCGCTGAGGAGAACTTCTGCGAAAGCTTCCAGGCCTTCCATTCGTCCTACAGCGATACCGGCCTGATGGGCATGTACTTTGTGACCGATATGCACCACATCGAGGACATGATGCACTGGTCTCAGAACGCCTG GATGAATATGTGCACCACAGTGACAGACAGTGATGTCGCCAGAGGCAAGAAGTCTCTTAAGGCTAGCCTAGTGGCACAGCTCAATG GAACGACCCCAATCTGCGACGACATCGGCAGGCACGTCCTAAACTACGGCCGTCGTGTTCCTCTTGCCGAGTGGGACGCCAGGATTAAC GCCGTGACGCCAAAGATGGTGCGCGACGTCTGCTCCAAATACATCTATGACAAGTGCCCCGCTGTGGCAGCTGTCG GCCCCGTTGAGCAACTTCCCGACTACAACAGAACGCGCGCCTCCATGTACTGGCTGAGGTTCTAA
- the LOC132470939 gene encoding lipid transferase CIDEC-like, giving the protein MDYAMKSLGLLSPASLSKYVTASMSASASMTQQLLAAKPPPHKPFRVTSADRSLKKGIMANELRDLICKVMDSLGVSCVSGLVLDEDGTGVDTEEFFQTLPENSVLMVLEKGQSWAPTPSRLYIDTSDQPRKDVAKITFDLYKNNPKDFIGCLSVKATLYGVYSVTYDLRCHAAKRMLKEALRWTLFSMQATGHVLLGSSFYMEQLLEEDEHAERRLLALPQASRVRQLQGLLLGKAL; this is encoded by the exons ATGGATTACGCCATGAAGTCCCTCGGTCTGTTGTCTCCAGCTTCCCTCTCAAA ATACGTAACGGCCAGCATGTCCGCCAGTGCGTCCATGACCCAGCAGCTCCTGGCAGCGAAACCCCCTCCGCACAAGCCCTTCCGGGTCACTAGTGCAGACCGTAGCCTGAAGAAGGGCATCATGGCCAATGAACTTCGAGACCTGATCTGTAAG GTCATGGACTCGCTGGGGGTGTCCTGTGTCAGTGGACTTGTGCTGGATGAAGACGGCACCGGCGTGGATACTGAGGAGTTTTTCCAGACCCTGCCGGAAAATTCAGTCCTCATGGTTCTGGAGAAGGGACAAAGTTGGGCTCCAACTCCG TCAAGGCTTTACATCGACACCAGTGACCAGCCCAGGAAAGATGTGGCCAAGATCACCTTTGACCTCTACAAAAACAACCCCAAAGACTTCATTGGGTGCCTGAGCGTGAAGGCGACCCTGTACGGTGTTTACTCCGTGACCTACGACCTGCGGTGCCACGCTGCCAAAAGGATGCTCAA GGAGGCCCTGCGCTGGACCCTGTTCTCCATGCAGGCCACGGGCCACGTCCTGCTGGGCTCCTCCTTCTACATGGAGCAGctcctggaggaggacgagcaCGCTGAGAGGAGGCTGCTGGCCCTGCCGCAGGCGAGCAGGGTCAGGCAGCTGCAGGGTCTGCTGCTGGGCAAGGccctctag